Part of the Desulfolutivibrio sulfoxidireducens genome is shown below.
GCTGTCCCAGTTCATCAAGGAAAAGGACGTGGACGTGTTCGTGGGCGGGGTCAAGGAACGGCCCATCGCGTTCAAGCTCGGCGTGGGCTTTTGCGACCACAACCACGAGCGCAAGCAGGCCCTGGAAGGCTTCGTGGGCATGCTCAACTTCGCCAAGGAGATTCACGCCTCGGTGACAAGCCCGGTGTGGCGCTTCGTGCCCCGCCGGGAGATGCGGCCCGGGATTCTGGAGGAACGGCCATGAAAGACGCGCCCTTCGTCTCCACCACCAACGCCTGCAAGCTGTGTACGCCCCTGGGCGCGGCCCTGGCCTTTCGGGGCATCGAGGGGGCCATCCCCTTCCTGCACGGCTCCCAGGGCTGCGCCACCTACATGCGCCGCTACATCATCAGCCACTTCCGCGAGCCCATGGACATCGCCTCCTCGGCGCTCGGCGAAAAGCAGGCGGTCTTCGGCGGCGGCCCGAACCTTAAAAAGGGCATCTTAAACGTCATGGAGAAGTACGGGGCCACGGTCATAGGCGTGGCCACCACCTGCCTGACCGAGACCATCGGCGACGACGTGCCCCGGCTGGTCTACGAATTCAAGAAGGAATTCGCGGACCTGCCCCTGCCCGAGATCGTGACCGTGTCCACCCCGAGCTATTCCGGCACGCACATGGACGGCTGGCACGCGGCCATGGCCGCCACAGTGGACCAACTCGCCGATCCCGAGCCGGTCCGGCACGGCGGGGTGAACGTCCTGCCGGGGTTCGTCTCCCCGGAGGACATCCGGCACGTCAAGGACATCTTCGAGGACTTCGGCCTGGCCGCGACCATATTGCCGGACATCTCCGAGACCATGGATGGGCCCGCGCTTCTCGACTACGAAAAGATCCCCAAGGGCGGCACGCCCGTCTCCGGCATCAAGGCCATGTCCGGGGCCAGGGCCACGGTGGAGTTCGGCCGGCTTCTGGGGCTGGCCGAGAGCGCCGGCCACGTGCTTCAGCGCCGTTTCGGCGTGCCCCGGGTGTCGCTTGGCCTGCCCATGGGCATCCGCGAGACCGACGCCCTGTTCGCGGCCCTCGAAGACATCTCCGGCCGGCCCACCCCGGCCCGCTACGCCCGCGAACGCGGCCGCTACGTGGATTCGCTGGTGGACGGCCACAAGTACGTCTCGGGGAAAAGGGCCGTGGTCTACGGCGAAGAGGATCTGGTCATCGGCCTGACCGCGTTTCTGGCCGAGATCGGCGTCCACCCCGTCTTGGTGGCCACCGGCGGCAAGGACAAGGGTTTCAAGGCCGCCGTGGCCGCGGCCTGCGCCGACATGGTCCCCGAACTCCCGGCCATCCGCGAGGGCGTGGACTTCTTCGACATCGCCGCCGAGGCCGGGGAACTGGCCCCGGACCTCATGATCGGCCACAGCAAGGGCTACCGCTACGCCAAACAGTGGAACGCGCCCCTGGTGCGCGTGGGCTTCCCCCTTCACGACCGTTTCGGCGGCCAGCGGGTGCGCCATCTGTCCTACGGCGGGGCCCAGGCCCTTTTCGACCGGGTGGTCAACGCCGTCCTGGCCCGCCAGCAGGACGCCTGTCCCGTGGGCTACGGCTACCTGTAAGAAACCGCAAAGGAGCTTGCGATGATTCCCGAAAGAGACGCCTCCCGCCACCCCTGCTTCAACAAGGCCGCCTCGGGACACTGCGGCCGGGTGCACCTGCCCGTGGCCCCCAAATGCAATATCCGCTGCAACTACTGCGACCGCAAGCACGACTGCGTCAACGAATCGCGCCCCGGGGTGTCCAGCGCCGTGCTCACCCCGCCCCAGGCCCTGGCCTACATGAGGCAGGTCCTGGAACGCGAGCCGCGCATCACCGTGGCCGGCATCGCCGGACCCGGCGACCCCATGGCCAACTGGGCCGAGACCCACCACACCCTGCGGCTGCTCAAGGAACACTACCCGCACCTGCTCTTCTGCCTGTCCACCAACGGCCTGGCCCTGCCCGACCATGTGGACGAACTGGCCGAGGTCGGGGCCACCCACGTCACCGTGACCATCAACGCCGTGGACCCGGCCGTCGGCGCCGAGATCTACGGCTGGGTGCGCGACGGCAAACTGATCCTGCGCGGCCGCGACGCCGCCGCACTGCTCATCGGCCGCCAGCTCGAATCCGTGCGCCGGCTCAAGGACCGGGGCATCACCGTCAAGATCAACACCATCCTCATTCCCGGCAAGAACGACCACCACATCGGCCAGGTGGCCGCCACCGTGGCCGCTCTTGGCGCGGACATCCACAACATCATCCCCATGTTCCCCACGGCCAACACGCCCTTTGAGGACATCCCCGAACCCGGCAAGGAGCAGGTCGAGGCCGCCCGCCGGGCATCCGTGGTCCACCTGCCCCAGATGACCCACTGCCGTCGCTGCCGGGCCGACGCGGTGGGCCTTTTGTGCTCGGACCTGTCCGGCGAACTGAGCGAGACGCTTCGGGCCTGCTCCCGCATCGTGCCCGGGGCGGGGGAAAACCGGCCGTACGTGGCCGTGGCCAGCCGCGAGGGCATGCTCATCAACCTGCACCTGGGCGAGGCCTGGGCCTTCCATATCTACGGCAAAAACGACGAGGGCGTCTTCCTTGTCGAGGAACGCGCCGCCCCGGAACCCGGCGGCGGCCCAAGGCGCTGGGAGGAACTGGCCCGGACGCTTAAGGACTGCCGCGCGATATTGTGCTCGGCCTACGGCGAGACGCCGGCCAAAATCCTTATGGATCGGGGGATCATGGTCCACGGCTGCGCCGGCCTTGTGGAGGACGGCGTGGAGGAGGCCTTCGGGACAGGGGGACTGACGAGCCTCAAGTCCCGCCGCCAGGGCCTCTCCGGGGCCTGCCGGTGCGGCGGCGGCAGCGGCGAGGGGTGTGGATGAGAGGGAGGATTGTGGGGAGCAGGGAACGTATGCTCTTTTGCGGGGAGGAGGCGTCGCCTCCTCCCCGCACCCCACCACCATCGGGGGGAATCATTCCCCCCGAACCCCCCACATCCCCGCAACCTTCGGTTGCGGGGGCCGCGGCGCTTGACGGGCGATATTGCGACCCGAAAGGAAGTGTTTTCAGGGGGATGGAGACAGGGGAAAAAATGGGGAAAAAAGCTAACGCCGCAAGGCGACAATGTTGTTGTAGGCCAGTTCCCTGGCCCGCTCGGCCAGAATCTTCATGTCCGGCTTGGACACCTGCTCGTCGGCCCCCACGGCAAGACCCTTGTGCCGCAGGCTCTCGGTGATCAGCGAGGAAAAAAGGATCACCGGAAGCTGACACAGAACCGGGTCCTCCTTGATGCGCTTGGTCAGGCTGTGCCCGTCCATGGCCGGCATCTCGATGTCGGAAATAACGATGTGCACAAAATCGAAAAGAGTCTTGCCCTCGGCCTGGATCGTCTCCTTGAAGCGACACAGGATGTCCCAGGCCTCGCGGCCGTTGATCGCCGCCGTCACCTCGAACCCGGCCCGCTCCAGGGACTTGACCATCATGTTGCGGATGGTGCCCGAATCGTCGGCCACCAGCACCCTGAAGACCATGTCCTTGTCAGGAAGCTCCATGCGCTCTTCGACGAACGTCTTCTCGTCCAGTTCGCGCAGGGCCAGATTGGGATTTAAGTCCCCGATGATCTTTTCCATGTCCAAAATGAAAAGGATCCGGTCCTCCATGCGCACCACGCCGGTTACGCTCTCCCCGGAAAACACGCTGACCTGGCGGCTGGGCGGATCGATGCGCTCCCAACTCAGACGATGGATGCGGTTGACCCCGGAAACCCGAAAGGCGTTGACCACGTTGTTGAACTCCGTGACCACAACCTTGTCCGTGTCGCTTTGATACTTCTCCTTGCCAAGCCATCTACACAAGTCGACCAACGGCACAACCTTGTTGCGCAGGTTGAAGGTGCCCATGACGCACGGATGCGGGGTCTGGGGAAGCTCCGTGACCTTGGGCATGCGGATGATTTCCAGAACCTTGGCCACGTTGACGCCGTAATGTCCGGTGTATTTCGCGCCGGAGGGCAGGCTTTCATCCAGAAAAAATTCTACGATTTCAAGCTCATTTGTGCCTGATTCAAGAAGAATATTGGTCTGCGCCATGTCGTCGCGCTGCTCCGCTCGAAAGGGGTAAGGAGAGAATCGACCACGTCTGGCCCGTTTTGCACGTCACATGAAAACTAGCACGCCATCACCCGGATTGAAAGCGGGAAGATTGGGTTTCCGATTTCTCCGTGATTCCGGGACCTGCGAAGCGTCGCGGCGGCCGCACACTCTTCCGACGCATTTTTTCATTGCCATTCCGTGGTCAAGGAGTATGCAGTATGAAGCCGGAAATGCCTGAATCCGCCCTTGGGGGGCAACCATGCTCAATCCCGCCATGTTTCGCCGTTGGCTTCTCGCCCCGCTGCTGGCCATGGCCCTTTCCCCGGCCGTCTCCCCGGTCATCCCCGCATCCGCCCGGGAAAAAACCCTGACCGTCCTGGTCTTCCACCGGCCGCCCTACTACATTGTGGAAAATGGCCGGCCCGTTGGAGGCCTCCTCGTCGACATCACCCGAAAGGCCCTTGTCGCGGCGAACATCCCCCACGTCTTCGTGGAGGCCCCCCCAAAACGCATCCTCAAGACCCTCGCGGACGACCAGGAATACGCCTGCTCCGTGGGCTGGTTCAAAACCACGGAGCGCGAACGCTTTGCCCGGTTCAGCGACCCCATCTATACCGGCCAGCCCATGGGCGCGGCCATGCGCCCCGACCTGGCGAAAACGCTGCCGCATGATCCCGCCATCGCCGATCTGGCGCACAAAAACCTGAGACTTGGCCTGCGCGCGGGATTCTCCTACGGGGAGTGGCTGGACGCAAAACTGGCCGGACACCGGGGCACGACCGACCTGTCGGTGACCGAAAACCACCAGCTCCTGGAGATGATCGCCCGCAACCGTATCGACTACACCGTCATCGACCCCGAGGAATACGCCTGGCTCGTCTCCCAAAGCCAGGATATCCGCAAACACACCACGTTCGTCGCCCTGCGCGACATCCCCCCGGAGACCCCCCGCCATCTCATGTGCGGCCAGGCCGTGCCCCCGGAGGTCATCGCCCGCCTCAACGCCGCCCTGGTCCGTCCGCCGACGGAACCGAGCCCGGAACGCACAAAAATACCCTCTCCCGCCCCATAATCCGGCCCCATCGGAAGATACGCCGCATCGGACCTCATCGGGCGCGGTCTTCGCTGGGAGAAGGCGGCTCGCCCCGTCTCTCCGGAAAACGCGACATCGGCCCTCAATGCACCCGGCCGCCGGGATCCGATGCCTGACGGGACAGGGGACACTCCGTCCCGGTTTCCGGATGCGCCCGGCCAAGCCGATGCAGTTCCACAGCCCGCCGCAGATCGAGGCGGAACCGGGCCAGCATCTCGTTCTCGGCCAGAAAATCGTAAAAAAGCCGCAGGCCGTGGGAAAAAACCCGCATCTTGCCGTCCTTGTCCAGCCTTCCCAGGGCGACCCGATGCCGCCAGGGTTTGTCCATGACCGCCAGAAACGGCCGGGCCCCGTCCCGAAGGCAGATCAGCCGAATCTCGTGGTCCTGGCCCAGAAACGACTGGGAGGCCAGTTCCCCTCCCCTCTCGGGAGCCCGGCCGCTCCCCATGATGGACGCGCGCATCATGTCCAGCAAACGGCTCATCGTGTCCAGAAAAGTCGCGAAATCATCGGCCGTGGCGGCCGGACCGTCGCTCTCCCGCATGCCGGGCTCCTCCGGGTTACGCTGACTGTGAACCCAGGTACATATCGGATTGTTTTTTCCCACTCGCTCGCAGGCACCCGCCTCACGGCCGCCGCATCCCCAGTTCGACAACCGCTTCCCAATCCCATCGCCGTCGCGGACGAAAGCGCCCACTCCTTGCCGTGGCGCGTGACGCGCCGTAGCCCCGCTCCCGTGGCTTCCGTCACCCGCCGGACGCTCCAAAAAAACGGCCCATCCCCGCGGACAGGCCGTTTCGCATCCCCGTGAGCGATCCCGGCGTCCTACGGCTCGATACGCATCACGTAGGCCTTCCCCGGATCGAGATACTTTCCGGCCAGATCACGCAGGTCCTTGGCCGACAGGGTCACGGCCTTCTCGATGACCTCCCGGTCATGGTCGAGGCCATAGCCGTACACCAACTCCCGGGCGGCCTCGTTGCTTCGCGCCCCAAGCCGCTGCCGCTCGCGGTGGTAGTCGCCCCACAAGAGGTTCTTGGCCCGCGACACCTCGGCCTCGGGCAGATCGGCCGCCGCCAGCCCAGCCGCCACCCGCTTGAAGCCTTCCATGGCCCGCTCGGCCTTTTGGGGCTCGGTGCCGATATAAAAGGCCATGAATCCGGTATGGACCGACTGCCACAAAAACGAGGTTACCGAATAGCCCAGACTCTCCTTCTCGCGCAGGTCCTTGAACAAAAGGCCCCCCTGCCCGGCCAGGACGGTGTTGAGCAGCTCAAGCCCCGGCGTCTGCGGAGCGTTCGTGCCGGGCACCGGAAAAACCAGCAGGAGATGGGACTGGTTGCGCTCGGCCAGGGTCAGCTTCTCCTCCCGCTTCTTGCCCCATTCGGGAGTGGCGAAGGCATACGGCTCGGCCGGACCGCACCACGCGGCAAGCGAGGTGGCCAGCTCCACCACCTTGGCCCGGTCGAACTCCCCGCACACGGACAAGACCCACGGCATACGCATCTGCCTGGCCATGAACCGGCGCGCGTCGTCCGGGGTAAAGGCCGCCACCCGGGCCGGATCGCCCAGCCGGGTATAGGAATAGCCGCCCCCGGAATAGAGAAAGGGGAAAAGCTTGCGGAAGGCCAGCCCCATGGGCTCGTCCTCCTGGCGCTTGATGCCCGCAAGCTGGCTTTGCCTGGTCCGCTCCACTTCCTTTTCCGCAAAGGCCGGCTCGCGCAAGACCTCGGCGAAAAGCCCCAGCAGGTCAGCGGCGAACCGCGACGGATAGCGCGCCTCGACACTGAACGTGTCCCGCCCGGACGCGGCGGAAAGCGAGGCCGCCCGGTCGGACAAAAAGTCCTGGATCTCCACGGCCCCGCGCTTGGTCGTACCCATGATCAGGGCGTCCGAGGCCAGTTGGGCCAGGCCCTGTTCGTCAGGGGCCAAAAGCATGTCCCCGCCGGCGAAGACCATGGATACGGCGGCATAGGGCAAGGCCTGGTCCGGTGAAAGGACCAGCCGGTGTCCGCCGCCCAGATCGACGATCTCGGTCCCGCCGGCCTTTGTGCCCGCGAGGTCGGTTTTCGCCGCGCCGGCCCCGGCCGGCCAGACGGCGGCCACGGCCTTTTCCAGGGCCTCGGCGGAAACCTTGCCCTGGGCGTCCCGGGGCAGAAGGGCCACGGCCCGCAGATCGCCCGGCTTGAGCCAGGCGTCGATCACGCCCTGAAGCTCCTTTCTGTCCACCTGCCCGGCCGCCCGCAGATAATTGGCCTCGCCCCCGGTCCCGTACCCGAAAAACACGAACGAGCCGAATTTCGCGGCCAGCCCCGGGATGGTCTCCCTGGCCCGAAACAGGGCGTCCTCCAGGTTGAGCTTGGCCCGCTCGATCTCCCGGTCCGTGAAGTCCTCGGCCTTGAGCCCGGCCAGGTCGTCCAGAAGCTCCTTCCAGAAGGTCTCCAGATTGGCCGCGTCGAGCGTGGCCCCGATATACAAAATCCCCCCGCGCTCAAGGGTCATGGACGAGGCCGAAATCTCGTCCACCAGCCGCTTTTCGTACTTGAACCGGCGGTACAAACGCGAGGTCTCGTCCCCGCCCAGAAGCTGGGCGAAGATCTCAAGCGCCGCCTCCCGTGGCGCGCGCATGCCCGGGGTGGGAAAGGCCACGCTCAGATAGACCTTGTTCCACTCCCCGAACTCCACCTTGACCTCGGGCCTGGCCCCGGCCGTCCGGACCAGGGGCATGGGCGGAATGATGGTCCGGTCGTTTTTCATGTCCCCGAAAAGGGCCTCGGCCTTGTGCAGCACCTCGCCGGCGTCGACCTTGCCGGCCACCACCAAAAGCATGGACTGGGGCTGATACCACCGCGCCACATGGGCCTTGAGGTCCTCACGGGAAAACCCGGCCACCCGTTCCCTGGACCCGATGATCGGCCGCTCATACCCCGTCCCCGGCCACATCAGGGCCTGCAGGTCCTGGAACATCACGTCCTGCGGATCGTCGCGGCCCCGGTCGATCTCGGCCAGGACCACCTTTTTTTCGCTCTCAAGCTCCGAGGGCTCGAACCTGGCCCCGAAAATCATGTCCTTGATGACCTCAAGCCCCACCAGCCACCGGTCCGCCGGCAGGTCGGCATAGTACATGGTATAGTCGAAACTGGTGGCCGCGTTCACAGCACCCCCGGCGCTCTCGATGTCCTTGGCCGCCTGCCCGGCCCCCCGGGTCTCGGTGCTCTTGAACACCATGTGCTCCAGCAGATGGCTGATCCCGGACTGCTCCGGCGTCTCGTAGGCCGATCCGGCATGCACGTACAGCCGCACCGAGGCCAACGGAAAGCGCTCGTCCTCCAACACGGCCACGGTCATCCCGTTTTTAAGCACGTACACCCGGGGGACACTCGCATCGGACCCGGCCACGGCCACGCCCGCCAGAACGACCACCAACATCACCGCCAACATCATCTTGCGTAACATCTGCGTTCCTCCATAGTTCCCGGGGCTGCCGCCCCGGACCCCGCCCGGGGGGAATCATTCCCCCCGGACCCCCTTACTCCCGGCCCGGACGCGGGTTCCCAGGCGCTACGCGCCTGGGAACCCGCGTCCGGGCCGGGAAATCAAGGGGCACGGAGGTGATCATGCCCTCCGGCCAGGGCGCGAAGGCCTTGCGCCTGTGTTTTCGCGGCGGGCTTTAGCCCGAGAGCTTTGCTCTCGGGCTAAAGCCCGCCGCGTAACACGGGGTGCAGGGGGCTTAGCCCCCTGCCGGGGGGTTCGGGGGGCGGAGCCCCCCGAAAATCTGTTGTGTCTTGACCAGCCCGATGGCCTCGGGCGGGGTATCGGGGCACACGGCGCGCACCAGTTTCAGGGGACTGATATATTTCTCGCGCCAGGAGAAGACAAGGCGCACGGTATCGGGGGAAAGGGGCTCGATGGTTTCCAGGATGGGCCGGATGTCCTCGCTTTTCGTGCCTTTTTTGGTCACCCGCAGGAAGGGAAAGTGGGCCTGGGCGGCGAAGGCGCGTATGGCGTCGAGAGCGGCTTGGGCGTGGGGTTCCCGGATGCGCAGGAAAAATTCCTCGGCCTCGGGCTGGGACACCTTGCGGCCCATGGGCAGTTCCTCCACGTGGGAGAGGATGAGACCTTCGGGCAGGGCCGGGGCCAGAAGGCGGGCGAAGGCGTCCGGGGAGAGGGGGGTACGCAGGAAGACGGCGAACCATTCGGCGCGACTTTCCACGCCCACGGGCAGGGCCCAGCCGAAGGACAAAAGCGGCAGGGGGTGGAAGCCGGCGGAAAAGGTCGGGGCCACGCCGGCCCGGCGCAGGGAGCGTTCGAAGACGCTTTGCAATTCGAGTTGGCTTAAGAAAGCGGCCGGCCCGAGCTTGGCGTACCACACCCGGTAGTGGCCGGCCTTGCGGGTCAGGTCGTCCTCGGAGGGAGTATCGGGTTGCGGAACGGCCGGAAGTTCCAGGCTCTCGCGGTTGAGCCGGGGGCGGATGTCCAGATGGGCCTGGGAGGGCAGTCCGCAACGCCGGCCCTCGAAGGAGCAGACCCCGCACCCGGAGCAGTCCCCGAAGCGGCAGTCCGGGGTGACATGGCCCTGGCGGGAGCGGCGGCGTTCGAGTTTGAGAAAGGCGGTGGAGACGCCGGTATGCAGGTGATCCCAGGGCAGGGGGGCGTCCGGGTCCCGGGCGGCCAGATAGGCGTCGGAGTCGATGCCCTCGGCGGCGAAGGCGTCGTCCCACAGGGATGGTTTGAAGTGGTCCGCCCAGTCGCAGAAAAGCGCACCGGCCCGGTAGGCCCGCAGCACGGCCGGGGCCAGGTTGCGGTCGCCGCGTGAGAAGACGCCTTCCAGGCGGCTCATGGCCGGATCATGCCAACGCATGGTCAGTTTTTTATTGGTGGAAAACAGGGACCGCAAAAAGGCGAGCTTTTCGGCGGTCTCCTCCCTTGAGTCCTGGCGTTCCCACTGGAAGGGGGTGTGGGGTTTGGGCACGAAGGGGGACACGGCGGCCGTGACCTGGAGGCGTTTGGTTCCCGGCGGGGCCAGGGCCAGGACCCTGTGACACAGTTCGAAGATGCCCTGGACGTCGGCCCGGGTCTCGGTGGGAAGACCGATCATGAAATAGAGTTTGACCTGTTGCCAGCCCCGGGCGAACAGGCGTCCGGCGTGGGAGAGGATATCCTGTTCGCTGATGCCCTTGTTGATCACGTCGCGCAGGCGCTGGGTGGCGGCCTCCGGGGCCACGGTGGCCCCGGTGCGCCGGATGCCGGCCATGATCGCGAGCATGGAGTCGCTTAGGGTGCCGGCCCGAAGCGACGGCAGGGAGATGGCGACCTGTTCGCGGCGGCATTTTGCGGCGAACTGGCAAAAGAGGCTTTCCAGGGCCGAGAAATCTCCGGTGGACAGGGAGAGGAAGGAGAGTTCCTCGAACCCGGTGGCGGCCAGGCCCGCATCCACCAGGGAGGCGATGGTCGCAAGGCTTCGTTCGCGTACGGGGCGGTAGATCATGCCCGCGTGGCAGAAGCGGCAGCCCCGGGTGCAGCCCCGGGCGATCTCCACGGCCAGGCGGTCATGCACGGCCTGTCCGAAGGACACCGGCCGGTTGGCCGGGAACACGGCGGCGTCCAGGTCCGGGACCAGGGCCTTTTCCACGTGGTCATAGCCGGGAACCAGGGGCCGGACGCCGCCGCCCGGGGCGGGCTCGAAAAAGGACGGCACATAGACCCCGGGCAGCCTGGACAGGGAAAGAAGCAGGGTGCGCCGGTCCTCGCCCCGGGCCCGGGAATCGCGCACGGCCAGAAGGATGTCCGGCAGGATGTCCTCGCCGTCGCCCAGGACCGCGATGTCGATAAAGGGGGCCAGTGGTTCGGGGTTGAAGGCGCAACCGCCGCCGGCGGCCACCAGGGGCATGGCGGCGTCGCGCTGGCTGGAGAGAAGCGGCAGCCCGGCCAGATCGAGCATAAAAAGGACGTTGGTGTAGCACAGCTCGTGGGTCAGGTGAAAGGCCAGCATGTCGCAGTCGGCCAGGGGGGTGTCGGTCTCCAGGGTACACAGGGGGGCGCCCTTGTGGCGCAGGACCTCGGCGGCCTCCCTCGATGGGGCGTAAACCCGCTCGGCGGCCAGCTCCGGGCGACGGTTGACGGCCTCGTAGAGGATGGCCTGACCGAGGTAGGACATGCCGACCTCGTAGAGGTCGGGGAAGGCCAGGGCCACGCGGGCCGAGGCCTGGGGCTTTCGCACCGCGCCCCACTCGCTTCCGGCGAAGTGGCTTGGTTTGGGAACCAGGGTCAGGATGTCGCGCATGAGGGATCTCCGGCGACGGGAATCGCCGCTGGAAAACAGGGAAGGACCGCCGCGAGGCCGTTGCCCGTCGCGGCGGTCCGTTTGGTCCGGCCCATCCGCGCGACGGCGGACGGTCGGGTCGGGTCGTCCGAGGCTATTTCCGGATGAGTCCGCCGAGTCCGCCCTTGGCCGCCGGCCCGGCCATATTTTTTATGGTGCGCAAGTCGCCGGGCATGGACAGGGTCAGGTTGCTGGTGGCCTCAAGGTATTTGGTCTTGATCTCGTCGGGGAACTTCTTAAACTCGTAGAGCACGTGTTCCATGGCGATCTCGCCGCCGACCTCGGTCTCGAAGGGATAACCGAAGGGCAGGATAAGCATCTGCACGCCCTGCTGGGTGGGGACGGTCTGGAGGATGGCCACGTCCGTGAGTTTTTTCCCTTCCTCGTCGATCTTGCCGAGGACGGTCTCGCCGTTGACCAGTTTCACCAGCCGGATATCGTAGGCCATCTCACGCTCCTTCACGTATGTCCGCTCGCCTCGCCGGCGCGGTTTGGTTGACAGGAAAAAAAACAAAAGCGGCCCTGGCGGAAACCGGCCATGCGGATCACGCCGGCACGCTGGGCGACGGTATCAGGTAGTTCCCGGAAGCGGACCTGTCAAGGCCACGCCGGCATCACGGCCGGGGAGGCGCATCACCCTCCCCGGCCCGGCGACACTGCCGGCACAGCCCGTCGATGCGGAT
Proteins encoded:
- a CDS encoding M16 family metallopeptidase, translating into MLRKMMLAVMLVVVLAGVAVAGSDASVPRVYVLKNGMTVAVLEDERFPLASVRLYVHAGSAYETPEQSGISHLLEHMVFKSTETRGAGQAAKDIESAGGAVNAATSFDYTMYYADLPADRWLVGLEVIKDMIFGARFEPSELESEKKVVLAEIDRGRDDPQDVMFQDLQALMWPGTGYERPIIGSRERVAGFSREDLKAHVARWYQPQSMLLVVAGKVDAGEVLHKAEALFGDMKNDRTIIPPMPLVRTAGARPEVKVEFGEWNKVYLSVAFPTPGMRAPREAALEIFAQLLGGDETSRLYRRFKYEKRLVDEISASSMTLERGGILYIGATLDAANLETFWKELLDDLAGLKAEDFTDREIERAKLNLEDALFRARETIPGLAAKFGSFVFFGYGTGGEANYLRAAGQVDRKELQGVIDAWLKPGDLRAVALLPRDAQGKVSAEALEKAVAAVWPAGAGAAKTDLAGTKAGGTEIVDLGGGHRLVLSPDQALPYAAVSMVFAGGDMLLAPDEQGLAQLASDALIMGTTKRGAVEIQDFLSDRAASLSAASGRDTFSVEARYPSRFAADLLGLFAEVLREPAFAEKEVERTRQSQLAGIKRQEDEPMGLAFRKLFPFLYSGGGYSYTRLGDPARVAAFTPDDARRFMARQMRMPWVLSVCGEFDRAKVVELATSLAAWCGPAEPYAFATPEWGKKREEKLTLAERNQSHLLLVFPVPGTNAPQTPGLELLNTVLAGQGGLLFKDLREKESLGYSVTSFLWQSVHTGFMAFYIGTEPQKAERAMEGFKRVAAGLAAADLPEAEVSRAKNLLWGDYHRERQRLGARSNEAARELVYGYGLDHDREVIEKAVTLSAKDLRDLAGKYLDPGKAYVMRIEP
- a CDS encoding radical SAM protein; the encoded protein is MIPERDASRHPCFNKAASGHCGRVHLPVAPKCNIRCNYCDRKHDCVNESRPGVSSAVLTPPQALAYMRQVLEREPRITVAGIAGPGDPMANWAETHHTLRLLKEHYPHLLFCLSTNGLALPDHVDELAEVGATHVTVTINAVDPAVGAEIYGWVRDGKLILRGRDAAALLIGRQLESVRRLKDRGITVKINTILIPGKNDHHIGQVAATVAALGADIHNIIPMFPTANTPFEDIPEPGKEQVEAARRASVVHLPQMTHCRRCRADAVGLLCSDLSGELSETLRACSRIVPGAGENRPYVAVASREGMLINLHLGEAWAFHIYGKNDEGVFLVEERAAPEPGGGPRRWEELARTLKDCRAILCSAYGETPAKILMDRGIMVHGCAGLVEDGVEEAFGTGGLTSLKSRRQGLSGACRCGGGSGEGCG
- a CDS encoding TIGR03960 family B12-binding radical SAM protein, with the translated sequence MRDILTLVPKPSHFAGSEWGAVRKPQASARVALAFPDLYEVGMSYLGQAILYEAVNRRPELAAERVYAPSREAAEVLRHKGAPLCTLETDTPLADCDMLAFHLTHELCYTNVLFMLDLAGLPLLSSQRDAAMPLVAAGGGCAFNPEPLAPFIDIAVLGDGEDILPDILLAVRDSRARGEDRRTLLLSLSRLPGVYVPSFFEPAPGGGVRPLVPGYDHVEKALVPDLDAAVFPANRPVSFGQAVHDRLAVEIARGCTRGCRFCHAGMIYRPVRERSLATIASLVDAGLAATGFEELSFLSLSTGDFSALESLFCQFAAKCRREQVAISLPSLRAGTLSDSMLAIMAGIRRTGATVAPEAATQRLRDVINKGISEQDILSHAGRLFARGWQQVKLYFMIGLPTETRADVQGIFELCHRVLALAPPGTKRLQVTAAVSPFVPKPHTPFQWERQDSREETAEKLAFLRSLFSTNKKLTMRWHDPAMSRLEGVFSRGDRNLAPAVLRAYRAGALFCDWADHFKPSLWDDAFAAEGIDSDAYLAARDPDAPLPWDHLHTGVSTAFLKLERRRSRQGHVTPDCRFGDCSGCGVCSFEGRRCGLPSQAHLDIRPRLNRESLELPAVPQPDTPSEDDLTRKAGHYRVWYAKLGPAAFLSQLELQSVFERSLRRAGVAPTFSAGFHPLPLLSFGWALPVGVESRAEWFAVFLRTPLSPDAFARLLAPALPEGLILSHVEELPMGRKVSQPEAEEFFLRIREPHAQAALDAIRAFAAQAHFPFLRVTKKGTKSEDIRPILETIEPLSPDTVRLVFSWREKYISPLKLVRAVCPDTPPEAIGLVKTQQIFGGLRPPNPPAGG
- a CDS encoding nitrogenase component 1 codes for the protein MKDAPFVSTTNACKLCTPLGAALAFRGIEGAIPFLHGSQGCATYMRRYIISHFREPMDIASSALGEKQAVFGGGPNLKKGILNVMEKYGATVIGVATTCLTETIGDDVPRLVYEFKKEFADLPLPEIVTVSTPSYSGTHMDGWHAAMAATVDQLADPEPVRHGGVNVLPGFVSPEDIRHVKDIFEDFGLAATILPDISETMDGPALLDYEKIPKGGTPVSGIKAMSGARATVEFGRLLGLAESAGHVLQRRFGVPRVSLGLPMGIRETDALFAALEDISGRPTPARYARERGRYVDSLVDGHKYVSGKRAVVYGEEDLVIGLTAFLAEIGVHPVLVATGGKDKGFKAAVAAACADMVPELPAIREGVDFFDIAAEAGELAPDLMIGHSKGYRYAKQWNAPLVRVGFPLHDRFGGQRVRHLSYGGAQALFDRVVNAVLARQQDACPVGYGYL
- a CDS encoding chemotaxis protein, producing MAQTNILLESGTNELEIVEFFLDESLPSGAKYTGHYGVNVAKVLEIIRMPKVTELPQTPHPCVMGTFNLRNKVVPLVDLCRWLGKEKYQSDTDKVVVTEFNNVVNAFRVSGVNRIHRLSWERIDPPSRQVSVFSGESVTGVVRMEDRILFILDMEKIIGDLNPNLALRELDEKTFVEERMELPDKDMVFRVLVADDSGTIRNMMVKSLERAGFEVTAAINGREAWDILCRFKETIQAEGKTLFDFVHIVISDIEMPAMDGHSLTKRIKEDPVLCQLPVILFSSLITESLRHKGLAVGADEQVSKPDMKILAERARELAYNNIVALRR
- a CDS encoding transporter substrate-binding domain-containing protein yields the protein MLNPAMFRRWLLAPLLAMALSPAVSPVIPASAREKTLTVLVFHRPPYYIVENGRPVGGLLVDITRKALVAANIPHVFVEAPPKRILKTLADDQEYACSVGWFKTTERERFARFSDPIYTGQPMGAAMRPDLAKTLPHDPAIADLAHKNLRLGLRAGFSYGEWLDAKLAGHRGTTDLSVTENHQLLEMIARNRIDYTVIDPEEYAWLVSQSQDIRKHTTFVALRDIPPETPRHLMCGQAVPPEVIARLNAALVRPPTEPSPERTKIPSPAP